The stretch of DNA ATTTAACTGGGCGGTAATAAGTCATACCATATTCAGAATGTATATCTTCCGATAGCTGAGCTCCGAAAACTTTCTTTGAAAATGGAATATGTGCCATCCTTTTTAAAAATGGAAGTAAGAACACATAGCTACAAGTTAAACAGGATACCACATTTCCGGGCATGCAGAAAATCGGTTTTTCATTAATTTCTCCAAAAAGCATAGGCATTCCAGGTTTCATTCTGACCTTGTGAAATATTATATTCCCCATATCTGATACTACCCTTGAAAGATAGTCCTTTTTTCCAGCAGATACTCCACCAGAGGTTATAATAATATCGCAAGACTCCAACGCTTTATTTATCTTACGTTTTAAGTCGCTAATGTCATCTTTTGCACATCCAATAAATATCGGTTGGCAGTTTGATTTTTTTACAATGGAAAAAATTGTTTTGGAATTAACTTCATTTATATATTGTAATTCATTTCCTGTGGATATGATGCCGACATTAGGAGTTTTATAAACCTTTACTTTTTTAATGCCCAATGATGCAAGAATTCCTATGTTTCTCTCATTTATTATAGTTCCTTTTATTAGAACCTTGTTATTCTTTTTTATATCTTCCCCTATATTTATTATATTGGATTCTTCAATGTTTCCCATTAAACGAAGCTCATTTCGATATTTTTTAGCATATTCAACAGGTATTACATAATTAGCTCCTTTGGGAATCTTTGCACCCGTGGCAACATAAACGCATTCATTATTTTTGATTTTTAAATCTCGCATGTCTCCTGCAAAGACTTCATCTATTATAGTATATTTCTTTGAATTTAGATTTACAACAGCATAACCATCCTTATCAGATTTATTAAAAAATGGAATATCTACTGTTGAAAAAATGTCTTCTGCTAAAACCTTGCCGTATGAATCGTATATCTCCACATAGGATTTTTTGTTAAATAATTTATTAAATAAATATTTATTCAACATATCTTTTGCATCACATACACCAATCATTATATCAAACCTTTAATTAATTATTAATTTAAATCTTGTTAATTAATCTTTAACTTTTTATAATTTTTAACTTTTTAATAATAGTAATTTTTTATAGTTGATATTAATTAAATTTAGTAATATATAACAATTACAGAGTATATTCATATAATATATATAAATTTCTAAAATAGTTTTTAGAATAATTCTAAATTTAGAGCTCTAATTCATTATGAATCCTAACTACAATAATGCACTATGCTGATATTATAGTAAAATAAGAATTTTTATTCCATACTCCATTTCACATTAAAAAAAGCATAAACCGTATTATATTTATATATAAAATAACAATTATATCTTATATGATTTTATATCATTTTAATTATTGTTGAATTTATGAATATTTAGTATTAATAACTTACTAATAATATCAATTATTATATCTTATGAATTTTATATTATTGAGAGACTGTTTATTCATATCTGAGAGACGGGGAGATATATATGTATTGGAGGGATTATTATGATGGAATTAGGAACAACAAAATATATTATTTATGCCGAGCTCATGGCAAATGGATATGTTGAAAAACACGATATCATTGGAGCAATATTTGGACAGACAGAAGGTCTTCTGAGTAGTGACCTTGATTTAAGGGACCTTCAAAAGAGCGGTAGAATTGGAAGAATAGATGTGGAGTTGGATAATACAAATGGTAAATCCTATGCTAAAATTGTTCTTCCATCGAGTTTGGATAAGGTGGAAACAGCCATATTGGCAGCCACATTGGAAACAATCGATAGGGTGGGACCTTGTTTAGCCACTGTTAAGGTGCTGAATGTCGAGGATATCCGTATTAAAAAGAGACAATATATTACAAATAGGGCAAAGGAGCTCCTAAAAACTCTCGTAGATAGCATGGTTGATACCTACGAAATTACCGAAGAGATAAAAGAATACATAAGAACTGAGGAAATAATTGAATATGGGGAAGATAAACTTCCAGCTGGACCTAATATAGACAATTCAGATGCCATAATTGTAGTAGAGGGCAGGGCTGATGTTATAAATCTATTAAGATGCGGTATAAAAAACGCCATAGCTGTTGAAGGAACATCAATTCCAAAATCTATAATGGAACTTTCAAGGAAAAAAACCACGACAATATTTACCGATGGTGATAGGGGAGGGGAGCTCATATTAAAGGAAGCTCTTCAAACATGTGACATAGATTATATTGCAAGAGCTCCGCATGGAAGAGAAGTTGAGGAGTTATCCAAAAAAGAGATTGTGAAATATTTAAGGTCAAAGATTCCAATTGAACAGTATATCCAATTAAATGCCAACAAGAGCAGTATTACAAATTGCTGTGATACTAATATAAGTAGTAAGAATGGTAAAACTAATGAAGTAATAAAAGAAACTAATCTTTTAAATACCTACGATATATGCAATAAAAAAGCTACATTTAAAGCAGCAGGATCTTTAATTAATGAAGAAAGAACCACTGCTATCGATAATAATAATGACGATAATATCAATAAATATAATAAAATTAATGTAAATAATGATGTCAATAATGAATATAATTATGATAATGAAACTAATTACAATATGAATGATATTGAAGATTCATCCAATGTTTTAAACACATCAAGTGATATATTAGAAAACAAAGAAAACACCACAGAAATCCACAATATTAATAATGATTATTTACAGTTAGATTCATATGCTCCAATGTCTTGTGAGGTATTTAAAACTGATGACTATGAAGCACAGTTAAATTATATTATATCTTCAATAAGAGAGATTTCAGGAACTAACAAAGTAAAAATAATTGGAGAAGGATTTGAAGAAGTTAAATCTATCGAAGAATTGTGCGAATGTGCAGATAATTTAAATATCGATTTTTTTATATCGGATATGCCCATAACTCAAAAGATAGTGGATTTATTTTATAAAAATACTTCAATAATGATAGGTAAAGAAGTAGATATTGCAAAAAAACCTGCAAATTTAAGAATTTTTTCATATAATAATTTTAAACAACATAATTAGTTTATATATTCTTATTTATATTTTTTTATAATTTTTAGTTATTTATTTTTATTTAGTTTTAAATTATTCGATATATCTATTTAAATTTATTTAAAACCTTTTATCATTTAGGTGATTGCATGCATAAGGATGAGCTCATCCAATTACATCAACTTTTGGTATATATGAGAAAGAATTTAACAAAAAAATTTGGGCATTCAATTGACGAATATTTTGAAAATTACGATGCATTGAAAATATATCCCCACCACATACATAGAACAAAATCTGAACATACCTACGCCATATTTTTACTTTCGAGTGGCATTGCAAAGATATTATCAGAATATGGCAATGTGCCAAGAAGTGTATCGAGTAGATTAAAGGATACTGGTGAAAAAATAGAGAAAGAAATTGCTAGAAAAAAGAGACAATGAAATATTAAATTTGAGTATATAATTAATATATTTAAGTAAATAAAAATAAAAACAAGAAATATAATAAAATAATAAAAATATTAAAAGAATATAATTAAAAAATAAAATAAAAATAAAATAAAAATAAAAGAAAATAAATAAATTTACTGGTTTATATTGTTAATATTAATAGTATAATATTATATATTGATAATGATAAGTCAGATTTGGTGGATATTATGATTAAGGAATTGATTAATTCAATAGACAAAATTGAAATAGAATCAGCAGACAAAAAGTATGAGATAACAAAGATTTTAAAAAAATACGATGGAAAGCCCGTTTATATAAAAGATGTGAATGGCTATAAAGTTATAGGGAATCTTTGCAATAGGGAAACAATAGCAAGAAGTCTTGGAATAGATGTAAATGATTTAATGAATTATATGTTAAACGCCATGGATAATGAAAAAAATGGGGAATTGATAGTGGACAATAGTTTAAAGGAACAGTATATAAGTGATGATTTGGATAAAATAAATGAATATCCCATACCTATATACTATGAAAAAGATGCTGGACCTTATCTTACATCGGGGGTTGTAATAGTTAAGGATAAAGATTATGGGGTAAATGCTTCTATCCACAGAATATTGGTTAAGGATAACCATTTAGTAATTAGGATGGTAGAGCAGAGACATTTGCATTATATTTACAATAAAAATATTAAAGATGGGGATGTAGATGTGGCAGTAGTTATAGGAGCTCACCCAGCTGTGCTATTGGCAGCAGCAACCTCGGGAGATATAACATTTAATGAATTGAAATATGCCTCTGCGTTAATGAAAAAACCCTTAAAACTGGTTAAATGCGATACTGTGGATTTAGAAGTCCCTGCTGGTGAATATATTATTGAAGGAAAGATAACCTCAGAAATGGATGATGAAGGTCCTTTTGTGGATATTACTGGAACCTACGATACTGTTAGAAAGCAGCCTGTAATAAAAATAACTGCACTGAAAAGAAAAAAAGATGCCATATTCCACGCCTTACTTCCTGGTGGAGTTGAGCATAAGATTTTAATGGGATTACCTCAGGAGCCAAGAATGTATAGGGGTATTAGAAACACCATTCCATCGGTAAAAAATGTAGCATTAACAGAAGGTGGATGTTGCTGGCTACATGCTGTGGTTTCGATTGAAAAGAAAACCGAAGGAGATGGAAAAAATGCTATACTTGCAGCACTTGCCTCTCATCCAAGTTTAAAACATGTTGTAGTTGTAGATGACGATATAAACATCTATGACCCAAATGATGTGGAGTATGCCATAGCCACAAGAGCTCAGGCAGATAGGGATATAATTATTATAAAAGATGCAAAAGGTTCCTCATTAGACCCATCAGGAGACCATGAAAATAAATTAACAGCAAAAATGGGCATTGATGCTACAATAAGCTTAAAGAAAAATAGGGATGAATTTATTAGGGCTAAAATTCCTGATGATGAATAATTATAATAATATTTTAGAATAAAATTAAATTTTTAATAATTAAATTTTAAAAAAAGAAATAAAAAATTAAAAGAATAAAATAAAAAAATGCATAAATAATTAGTTTTTAACCAATTCTGCTCCTTTTCCTATTTCTATTTTACATTTTACAGGCATTTTCATAGCACATCTTCTTAAAGCTTCTTTAACATCATTTACTTTTTCAGGAGTTGTTGAAATTGTAATGATTTTTTGACCTTTTTTTACTCTTGCAGCTGTTCCGATAGGTTTTCCAAATGCCAATCTCATTCCATCGGAAATCCTGTCTGCTCCTGCTCCTGCTGCCATTTTGTTTTCTCTTAATATTTGGTGAGGATATACTCTTATCTGGAATTTATATCCTAATTTACCGCATTTGTTTTGTGTGTATTTGTTTCCTACAATCCTTGCGGATTCCAATGCATTATGTCTTATCTGGACATTATCTTTGGCTATTAAATGCACTTCTACTGGGAATTCAACACTAACATTACCCATTACATAATGAACAACTTTTGGTTGTGGAACTCCTCTTATGTATTTTTTTCTTGTATATGCTGGTTTATCTACATCTCTATAACATCTACCTGGTCTTAGTGCCATAATTATTCCTCCATCGTGTTTAATTTTATCTAATTTTATCTAATTTTGTTTTAATTATATAATATAATAAAATTATATTATTTTATATATATTTTCGCATTTTATAAAAATAATAGAATAGTTAAACCTCATTATGTTAAGGTGATATATAAAGTTTTTGTAAAAATGTGAATATGCTTAGCTTTTATTTATTAGTTTTTATTAGTTTTTATTATTTTTACTTTTTATTCCTTTTTATATATAAGCTCACATGATAATTTATTTTATAAAGGATATCTTTTAATCCTTCTCCATCTTTTAGAATTCCAATAACTACCATATCGAGCCACTGTCTCCAAGGTGCAGGATATCCAAATAATTCAACTATATCATCCAAATGTTCATCCCATAAATTCTTTTTTATCTTATCCATTTTATTTATTAAAATGATTGGATTTAATTTTAGTTCATTCAAAAAATCAAACATTTCAATATCTATAGGAATCTCATCCCGCTTATCCCATCTATCAACGATTTCTGGAAAAGCCTTAGCATCTATTAATATTATAGAACAGGCAATTTTTTCCTTATTATCCTCAATATACTTTACAATCTCATCCTTTATCTTATCTTGAACCTTATCATCAAGACCAGTCATAAATCCAAATCCTGGTAAATCTACCAATATATAATTTCCCATATCATATTTGTTTATCTTTAAGGTTACACCCGGTTTTTTTCCAACTCTAACATTTTTTTTAGTAATTAATCTTACAAGTGTGGATTTTCCAACATTGGAGCGTCCTACAACGATAACTTGAGGTTTTTCTTCAATATTTTTTGATTTAGCCATTTTTTTAAATTTTTCAAGATTCTTTTTAAATTCATCGTCCATAATTATCCTCTTAAATTTAGATTTATAAATTAATTTAATTTAAAAAATTAATAAAATGATAAGGAAAGTGCAATTAAAATATAAAATATAATTTGAAAAGTTTATATGGTTATTCATAAACCATTAGAAAATATATATTATTAAATTTATATATTTTATATTATTTATGAACTATTATATATATTTATGAACCGATTATAAATTCATCAAGATTATGTTTTTTTCCTTTTTAGGTTTATCATCCATATCTCTTTCTACTTTATCCGATTTTTCTTTTATTGTTGTATTTTTATTTAGTTCATTATTATTCTTGGAATTATTAGTAATCTTTGAGTTTAATAATACGAGCTCATGTATTAATTTATTATTTTCATCTTTCAGTTTTTGAATATCTTTATTTTTAATATTTAACTCATTTTCCAATGTGTTTAGTTTTTTCTTTAAATGCTCTATTTCATTTTTCTTTTCATAAAAATCGTTATTTTTACTATTACTATTATTACTACTATTACTATTATTAGTGTTATTATTTTCCTTCAATGATTTTATCTCCAAGTTTAAACTTTCAATTTTTTTAATATATTTATCTAAAATATGGCTAATAATTAAATGATTTTTGAAATCATAAAGAATATCCATATAAGCTGCATAGGCATCATAAGGGGTATTAAAATGGCTAAAATATGAATGCACATCCATATCATTAAATCCTTTTGTGCATTGGTAATAAAAATTATCGCTTGTTTGGAGATTTTTATATAATTTATATTCTATTATTTCATCGTCTTTGATACTTTCCCATTGTTTGCCATATTTTGATGAAAGATACCTTCCAAGGTATGGTCTAAGTCCTTTTAACCTTTCAAATGAAAGTTTTTGCATCCTATTACCTAACCATGCACTTACATCTCTTTCAGAGTCTGCCCATGATAATGTTGAAAATTCAAAGACATCTATTTCGCCTTTTGGTATGCATCTATTTAGTATTTCAGAAGGTTTTGCATATTCAAGGTTAGGATATTTCTCAATTTCATTGGGAAGATGTTTTAAAAACTCAAAAATTCCTGTTTCCTTCCATTGATGTTCTCCAAATGTTTCATAATCCACATATATATTTATGCAATCACCAGGGGAGCTCGCCAACCATGATGCATATTTATCAGCAGTTAGGGGATATTCTTTCCAGTCGGGACATGAAAACCTAAATCCAATATCATCGCTCAATCTATAATTTCTTAAAAGAACATTCAATCCACAGAGTGCCTTATATACATAATTTGGAGACCTCCAACCAAGTATTCTATCGGCACCCTCTGTAAATATTCCCTTAAATCCCATTTCTTTAACAGTTTCTGCTATTTTGTTATTATACATTAATTCGGTGTTTCTAAAAACCTCAGTTTTATATCCAAATAATTCTTTAATAAGATTCCTATGTCTTTCAATATCATCTTTAAACTCTTCATGATTTTCAAATAGACTTGAAAGTGAATGGTGGTATGTTTCACCTATAAGTTCAACATTTCCTGTTTTTACCAGTTCCTTAAATAAATCCAAAACCTCATCATTAAATTCCATAGCTTGTTCAAGAAATACTCCCGTAATACTGTATGCCACTTTAATGTCGTATTCATCTATTAAATCCAAAATTATTCTGTTTGCAGGGATATAACATTTATTTGCCACTCTGTTAAATATCTCCTTATTTAATTTAACATCAACATACCTATCCCATATATTATTGCTATGTTCATCAACAGCTTTTTTTAATCTATGGGGCTGATGAACCTCAAAATTAAATGAAATTAACATACTTTCCCCCTATTTCTATTATATTTATTAATAGATTTATATAACTTATAAGATATTTAGTATTATTTTTTTATTTTTTTTATTAAAAATTATTATTTCATTTATTTATTATTTTATTATTTTTTATTAATAATATTATGGAAGTAATATATCGTAGTCATTGTTATGGATTGCCATTATTACAAAGGCATGAGACCACCCAAGTGGAATTGCAGATATCGGAGCTCCTATATCTTTATGCACCTGTTCAGGAAATAGCCCATTATATTGGTGATTCTCCAATACCCAATCAAACAATTCGTTGCATTTTTCATTACAGTGTTTAATAAGGTCTTCTTTTGTAAGTATGTCCTTGTTTATATGTTTTATATTGAGGGATTTAATAAATTTATCTTCTTTTGTCTCCTTCTCATTGTTATTATTATTTTTAGTATTTTTAGTATATTTATTACTATTTTTATTACTATTTTTATTACTTTTGATATTTTCCGTAATCATATTCGTATTAATATTCATGCTCATACTTTCTATATCTTTTGATAACAATTTAATCAACTGTTTATAATACATGTATAACCACAAGGTTGTTATTATCCATGGATTGCCTCCAAAATATACATCCTCAGGATATCTTCCAATTCCACCTATTTTGTAATTAAATGCCTTTTCAATCTGCAATGCCGTTGCTATCATCCTTGGGTCGTCCGCTGGAACTAAATTATAAGGGAAGCTTAACCCCAATATGCTTGTATCTATGGTTTTATCAAGTGGATTTATAGATTTTGCAAATCTATTTTCTTCTTTTAAATAAAATAAATTATCAACGCTGTTTTTTAATGACTTGATAGCTGAGCTCCATAATTCGAAACAGTTTTCGTCATCATTGAATTTATATTCACATTCTTTTTCCAATATATCCATAATATTACAGGCAGATTTTAAACCGCCGTATGTTGCACCAACTGTATATGCAAATACACCATATTTTTCTTCCCATAAATCATAACATGGAGAAAGGTTCTTCGCAGTTTTTGCCAAATAATTTGCAGCTTTTTTTATCATATTCCAATGTCTTTTTAAGAATGTTTTATCATGGGTAATTCTATAATGAATAAGGGCTCCCCATATAGTGGTGCCAACTTGGTCATTTTGTATTGCAGTTAATCTTGGGTTTCCATTGATGTAATAATTTTGAATCCATGAACCATCGTTATTTTGGGTTTTTTTGCACCAATCAAAATATTTCTCACTCATGGCATATATTCCACATAAATCCAATGCAACAGCCATATAAGTTGCATCTCTATTCCATACATACCTATAATCAGGGTATAATGATGGTGAAGCTATTATGCCCCCTTTATGATTACATAGCATAAGGATTGTTAGTAAAGACCTTTTACATGTATCAATATATTTTCCATTTTTAATATTTATTGCAATATTTGTAGATATATGGGTAGCCATATCTTGAATAATGCCTTTCCAATATGTCAAAGAAAGGTTATATATATCCCTACTATTTTTATCAACCACCTTAAATACATCTATCAAATCCATAATTTTGTGGTAATCGTTATCGTATTGCTTTACAAGTATATATATTGGAATAACTGCCTTTTGGAATGGTTTTAGTTCAATATCCCAGCATAATGCACTATCTGTTATTAACCCCTTAGCAGTGTCCTGTTCTTTTAATATGCCGTTTTCAATATCGTTATAGGCACTACTTTCAGAAGACCTTATACCGCATTGATAGGATGATATTTTTTTTCCACTCCCTATGCAGAAAACATACTTTCCATCATATTTAATTAAACAATTCTTATTTTTTAAAAATTTCACTGTATTTTCCTTTGGGTATTCACCAATTCTTAAATTTTCATAAAAAAATAGCTTTAAATGTTTTTTTTCTTCTTCTTTTTTATTGGTGATAACTATTCTTCTAACCAATACATCATGGGATATGGACATATAATCCCTAAATACTATTATAAAGTCATCATCTTCATATATTGTTTTTAAAACATTTGTATCTTTTAAATATCCTTGACTAATTTTCCATGAATAATCCCAGTGCCATTTTAATTTGCCCTCGCAATATATTGCAAATGCAGAATCGAATATATGCTTTTCAAAACCCAAATGTGGAAAGAACATGTATTCAATAGACCCTGCATCATCCAATTTTGCAAGAGATTTCCCATTTCCTATAATTCCTACCATAGTATCACTTTATTGCTAAATATAATAAAAATGAAATAAAAAATAAAAATAAAATCATTTTTTTAACTTTATTATCCATTTCCTCCCGTCTTTCATAATAACCACATTATCTTCCCTTGCAAGCCATCCTATTGCCATAACAACAATGGTTTCATTATAGCCCTCTTTCCTAAGTAATTCTTTTAATTTTGAAATATTTCTTTCACCCTCTTCTAATATGTGATAAATTTTACCAGCGGCTTCACCTATTTTTAGCCATATATCTTCCATAATCCCACCTCATAATTAATATATAAATATAATGTAAAAAATCTTATATACCTATTTATTTCATTTCCCAATATTTTACTTATTTTATTTATTTTATTATATTTTAATTAATTTTATTATTATTAAAATTTATTTTTTATTATATTTTTATTATATATTAGTTCATATTATTTTTTATTTTTTTAATTAAATGGAGTTTATCACTTTATTGTATACATCAACTGTTCTATTCGCTACAACATCCCAACTGTATTTTGTATATACATCATGTTTTGCATTATTTACAATCCATTCCTTGAATCCTTCATCTGAAAGAACCTTATTAACACCCCATGCAATAGAATCTGGATTTTTAGGATATACCAAAACTCCATTATGCTCATGCTGTATAATTTCTTTTAATCCTCCAACACTACTTGCAACCACCGGAGCTCCGGCTGCCATAGCTTCAAGTGCTACAATTCCAAATGGTTCATAAACAGATGGAATAACAGCTACATCCGCAGATTTAAAAAGTTTTTTTAGCATATCTCCTCCTACAAATCCTAAAAATAGTATTTTATCCCTGCATCCAAGTTGAAATGCTAAATCCTCTAAATATCCCCTCATATCGCCAGAACCAGCTATTACTATCTTTGAATTTGGGTGCTGTTCAAGAATCTTAGGAGTGGCCCTTATTAAATATTCTACACCTTTCTGATAAACCAACCTTCCTACAAACAATATCATTTTTTCATAAGGCTGGATTCCAATATGAGCTCTGAACTCATTTTTTTCATTATCATCCATAGGTATATCAAATTCCCATGGATTTATTCCATTGTATATTACATTTACCTTATCCCAAGGGGTATTAAATGTTGAACAAATTTCCTCTTTTATGGAGTTGCTAACTGTAATAACGGCATGGGATTCATAGGTGCTCCACCATTCTATGTCATTTATAGCCCTTGAATCATCTGAGTAAATTCCTCCACATCTCCCCTGTTCTGTGCTATGAATGGATTGAATATATGGCTTGTTAAGGAGATGTTTTACACTACTACCCACAAAATGCGTCATCCAATCATGGCAATGTATTATGTCGTAATTATCTACACCTAATGAACCCAATTTTTTTTCCATGAAATGAGCCATAAATGTAGCCCATGTTAAAAAATTAGGATGCCCTATGGGTTTTACACGATGAACATTTACCCCATTAATATTTTCATATTCTGGGAGCTCATACCCTACGGTAATTACATCGACATCATGTCCAGCTCTAACAAGTGCCTCAGCAAGACCTTTACAATGAACAGATAATCCCCCCACCATAATCGGTGGATATTCCCATGTTATCATAGCTATTTTCATATTATCACTTAATTATTACTAATATTATTACTAATGGTTATATTTTTAATTTTAATACATTAATGCATTTTTAATATAATTCTTAACATATATTTTTATAGGATTAATACCATATATATTTTTGTATATGAAGATATATCCGCTATTATGATTATAATAATTATACATTAATTTGCGTTATAAAGGTGATATTTTGAAAGTGGCAATATTAACGCCTACCATAGCACCTTTGACATCTATTGGGGGCTTAGGGGATGTAATGCAGGATTTACCAAAATTTTTGAAATGCAGTGGAAACGAAGTAATAGTTATAACTTATGACCATAGTAATAAGGTTTCTAATATCCCTCATGAAAAAATAGCCACACTAAATATAACTTACCAGGGGTCAAATTTTGAATTTAATGTTTTAAAAACAAAACATCCGCTTACAGGCGTAGATATAATAGCATTTAGCAACAAAAA from Methanothermococcus okinawensis IH1 encodes:
- the engB gene encoding GTP-binding protein EngB — protein: MDDEFKKNLEKFKKMAKSKNIEEKPQVIVVGRSNVGKSTLVRLITKKNVRVGKKPGVTLKINKYDMGNYILVDLPGFGFMTGLDDKVQDKIKDEIVKYIEDNKEKIACSIILIDAKAFPEIVDRWDKRDEIPIDIEMFDFLNELKLNPIILINKMDKIKKNLWDEHLDDIVELFGYPAPWRQWLDMVVIGILKDGEGLKDILYKINYHVSLYIKRNKK
- a CDS encoding molybdopterin molybdotransferase MoeA; this translates as MIGVCDAKDMLNKYLFNKLFNKKSYVEIYDSYGKVLAEDIFSTVDIPFFNKSDKDGYAVVNLNSKKYTIIDEVFAGDMRDLKIKNNECVYVATGAKIPKGANYVIPVEYAKKYRNELRLMGNIEESNIINIGEDIKKNNKVLIKGTIINERNIGILASLGIKKVKVYKTPNVGIISTGNELQYINEVNSKTIFSIVKKSNCQPIFIGCAKDDISDLKRKINKALESCDIIITSGGVSAGKKDYLSRVVSDMGNIIFHKVRMKPGMPMLFGEINEKPIFCMPGNVVSCLTCSYVFLLPFLKRMAHIPFSKKVFGAQLSEDIHSEYGMTYYRPVKLKNGMAYPTFKGSNLITSIAYADGLIEIKEDEILKKKGDIVNVWVFD
- a CDS encoding UPF0058 family protein, which produces MHKDELIQLHQLLVYMRKNLTKKFGHSIDEYFENYDALKIYPHHIHRTKSEHTYAIFLLSSGIAKILSEYGNVPRSVSSRLKDTGEKIEKEIARKKRQ
- a CDS encoding glycosyltransferase family 4 protein; translation: MKIAMITWEYPPIMVGGLSVHCKGLAEALVRAGHDVDVITVGYELPEYENINGVNVHRVKPIGHPNFLTWATFMAHFMEKKLGSLGVDNYDIIHCHDWMTHFVGSSVKHLLNKPYIQSIHSTEQGRCGGIYSDDSRAINDIEWWSTYESHAVITVSNSIKEEICSTFNTPWDKVNVIYNGINPWEFDIPMDDNEKNEFRAHIGIQPYEKMILFVGRLVYQKGVEYLIRATPKILEQHPNSKIVIAGSGDMRGYLEDLAFQLGCRDKILFLGFVGGDMLKKLFKSADVAVIPSVYEPFGIVALEAMAAGAPVVASSVGGLKEIIQHEHNGVLVYPKNPDSIAWGVNKVLSDEGFKEWIVNNAKHDVYTKYSWDVVANRTVDVYNKVINSI
- the rplJ gene encoding 50S ribosomal protein L16 — translated: MALRPGRCYRDVDKPAYTRKKYIRGVPQPKVVHYVMGNVSVEFPVEVHLIAKDNVQIRHNALESARIVGNKYTQNKCGKLGYKFQIRVYPHQILRENKMAAGAGADRISDGMRLAFGKPIGTAARVKKGQKIITISTTPEKVNDVKEALRRCAMKMPVKCKIEIGKGAELVKN
- a CDS encoding winged helix-turn-helix domain-containing protein, which gives rise to MEDIWLKIGEAAGKIYHILEEGERNISKLKELLRKEGYNETIVVMAIGWLAREDNVVIMKDGRKWIIKLKK
- a CDS encoding UbiD family decarboxylase, translated to MIKELINSIDKIEIESADKKYEITKILKKYDGKPVYIKDVNGYKVIGNLCNRETIARSLGIDVNDLMNYMLNAMDNEKNGELIVDNSLKEQYISDDLDKINEYPIPIYYEKDAGPYLTSGVVIVKDKDYGVNASIHRILVKDNHLVIRMVEQRHLHYIYNKNIKDGDVDVAVVIGAHPAVLLAAATSGDITFNELKYASALMKKPLKLVKCDTVDLEVPAGEYIIEGKITSEMDDEGPFVDITGTYDTVRKQPVIKITALKRKKDAIFHALLPGGVEHKILMGLPQEPRMYRGIRNTIPSVKNVALTEGGCCWLHAVVSIEKKTEGDGKNAILAALASHPSLKHVVVVDDDINIYDPNDVEYAIATRAQADRDIIIIKDAKGSSLDPSGDHENKLTAKMGIDATISLKKNRDEFIRAKIPDDE
- the dnaG gene encoding DNA primase DnaG; this encodes MELGTTKYIIYAELMANGYVEKHDIIGAIFGQTEGLLSSDLDLRDLQKSGRIGRIDVELDNTNGKSYAKIVLPSSLDKVETAILAATLETIDRVGPCLATVKVLNVEDIRIKKRQYITNRAKELLKTLVDSMVDTYEITEEIKEYIRTEEIIEYGEDKLPAGPNIDNSDAIIVVEGRADVINLLRCGIKNAIAVEGTSIPKSIMELSRKKTTTIFTDGDRGGELILKEALQTCDIDYIARAPHGREVEELSKKEIVKYLRSKIPIEQYIQLNANKSSITNCCDTNISSKNGKTNEVIKETNLLNTYDICNKKATFKAAGSLINEERTTAIDNNNDDNINKYNKINVNNDVNNEYNYDNETNYNMNDIEDSSNVLNTSSDILENKENTTEIHNINNDYLQLDSYAPMSCEVFKTDDYEAQLNYIISSIREISGTNKVKIIGEGFEEVKSIEELCECADNLNIDFFISDMPITQKIVDLFYKNTSIMIGKEVDIAKKPANLRIFSYNNFKQHN
- a CDS encoding glycoside hydrolase family 15 protein, which gives rise to MVGIIGNGKSLAKLDDAGSIEYMFFPHLGFEKHIFDSAFAIYCEGKLKWHWDYSWKISQGYLKDTNVLKTIYEDDDFIIVFRDYMSISHDVLVRRIVITNKKEEEKKHLKLFFYENLRIGEYPKENTVKFLKNKNCLIKYDGKYVFCIGSGKKISSYQCGIRSSESSAYNDIENGILKEQDTAKGLITDSALCWDIELKPFQKAVIPIYILVKQYDNDYHKIMDLIDVFKVVDKNSRDIYNLSLTYWKGIIQDMATHISTNIAINIKNGKYIDTCKRSLLTILMLCNHKGGIIASPSLYPDYRYVWNRDATYMAVALDLCGIYAMSEKYFDWCKKTQNNDGSWIQNYYINGNPRLTAIQNDQVGTTIWGALIHYRITHDKTFLKRHWNMIKKAANYLAKTAKNLSPCYDLWEEKYGVFAYTVGATYGGLKSACNIMDILEKECEYKFNDDENCFELWSSAIKSLKNSVDNLFYLKEENRFAKSINPLDKTIDTSILGLSFPYNLVPADDPRMIATALQIEKAFNYKIGGIGRYPEDVYFGGNPWIITTLWLYMYYKQLIKLLSKDIESMSMNINTNMITENIKSNKNSNKNSNKYTKNTKNNNNNEKETKEDKFIKSLNIKHINKDILTKEDLIKHCNEKCNELFDWVLENHQYNGLFPEQVHKDIGAPISAIPLGWSHAFVIMAIHNNDYDILLP